The Xiphophorus hellerii strain 12219 chromosome 5, Xiphophorus_hellerii-4.1, whole genome shotgun sequence genome window below encodes:
- the LOC116719416 gene encoding retinal cone rhodopsin-sensitive cGMP 3',5'-cyclic phosphodiesterase subunit gamma-like has protein sequence MADVATPAEKKAPPKFKQRAARTFKSKAPKPGQKGFGDDIPGMEGLGTDFTVVCPWEAFGDMELSDLAKYGIV, from the exons ATGGCAGACGTCGCAACTCCCGCTGAGAAGAAGGCCCCTCCCAAATTCAAGCAGAGGGCCGCTCGTACCTTCAAGAGCAAGGCACCTAAACCAGGCCAGAAGGG TTTTGGAGATGACATTCCAGGCATGGAGGGTCTTGGCACAGACTTCACAGTGGTCTGCCCATGGGAAGCCTTCGGCGACATGGAGCTCAGCGACTTGGCGAAATATGGAATTGTTTAG
- the rbfox2 gene encoding RNA binding protein fox-1 homolog 2 isoform X6, with translation MMGLYYPNVLSGSQDSAGGQEGLVPPPFSAFPPPPPPPPQNGLTLDYGSSLYAAGAVQGPVEAGGASNSAANPGNSLSQSDGSSQIDGQSVVGSGGGGGGGGPGDDSDAKGTPKRLHVSNIPFRFRDPDLRQMFGQFGKILDVEIIFNERGSKGFGFVTFETSSDAERAREKLHGTLVEGRKIEVNNATARVMTNKKMTTPYANGEGLAALPYAGWKLSPMVGAMYSPELYTVPGFPYPAAAAAAAAASTAATFRGTHLRGRARPVYSAVRAAVPQPAIPAYPGVMAYQDGFYGAADLYGGYAAYRYAQPAAVATPAAAAAAAAAYSDSYGRVYTADPYHAALAPAAYGVGAMATLYRGGYSRFAPY, from the exons ATGATGGGACTGTACTATCCTAACGTGTTGTCG GGCTCTCAGGATAGTGCTGGCGGTCAGGAAGGACTCGTACCCCCACCCTTCTCCGCCTTCCCACCTCCTCCGCCTCCGCCTCCTCAGAACGGCCTGACCCTGGATTACGGGAGCAGCCTGTATGCAGCCGGAGCGGTGCAGGGCCCCGTGGAGGCTGGTGGAGCAAGCAACAGCGCGGCCAACCCCGGCAATAGCCTCAGCCAG TCTGATGGCTCCTCTCAAATTGACGGGCAGTCTGTAGTTGGCTCAGGTGGAGGGGGCGGCGGCGGGGGCCCTGGGGATGATTCGGACGCCAAGGGGACGCCCAAACGTCTCCATGTGTCTAACATCCCCTTCcgcttccgagaccccgacctACGGCAAATGTTTGGG CAATTTGGCAAAATCCTTGAtgttgagatcattttcaacgAGAGGGGCTCCAAG GGCTTCGGGTTTGTTACGTTTGAGACCAGCTCAGATGCAGAGAGGGCCAGGGAGAAGCTCCACGGCACGCTGGTGGAAGGACGTAAAATCGAA gttAATAATGCCACAGCCAGAGTGAtgacaaacaagaaaatgacCACACCATATGCTAATGGAGAGGGCCTTGCAGCACTTCCATATG CTGGTTGGAAGTTAAGTCCTATGGTTGGAGCCATGTACAGTCCTGAGCTCTATACAG TTCCAGGGTTCCCGTAcccggcagcagcagcagcagcggctgcCGCTTCCACCGCTGCGACCTTTCGAGGAACGCATTTGCGGGGTCGAGCTCGGCCTGTCTACAGCGCGGTCAGGGCTGCCGTCCCACAACCTGCCATCCCAGCATACCCTGg TGTGATGGCCTATCAGGATGGTTTTTACGGTGCAGCTGACCTCTAT GGTGGCTATGCAGCGTATCGTTATGCCCAGCCGGCTGCTGTAGCgactcctgcagcagcagccgctgcagcagcagcttacAGTGACAG CTACGGACGAGTTTACACGGCAGATCCCTACCATGCTGCACTGGCCCCAGCAGCCTATGGTGTTGGAGCCATG gccaCACTCTACAGGGGAGGCTACAGCAGATTTGCCCCTTATTAA
- the rbfox2 gene encoding RNA binding protein fox-1 homolog 2 isoform X5, producing the protein MMGLYYPNVLSEAVLFMRSQPSASANCYGGLLTSPPTCAVTGSQDSAGGQEGLVPPPFSAFPPPPPPPPQNGLTLDYGSSLYAAGAVQGPVEAGGASNSAANPGNSLSQSDGSSQIDGQSVVGSGGGGGGGGPGDDSDAKGTPKRLHVSNIPFRFRDPDLRQMFGQFGKILDVEIIFNERGSKGFGFVTFETSSDAERAREKLHGTLVEGRKIEVNNATARVMTNKKMTTPYANGEGLAALPYAGWKLSPMVGAMYSPELYTVPGFPYPAAAAAAAAASTAATFRGTHLRGRARPVYSAVRAAVPQPAIPAYPGVMAYQDGFYGAADLYGGYAAYRYAQPAAVATPAAAAAAAAAYSDSYGRVYTADPYHAALAPAAYGVGAMATLYRGGYSRFAPY; encoded by the exons ATGATGGGACTGTACTATCCTAACGTGTTGTCG GAGGCCGTCTTGTTCATGAGAAGCCAGCCAAGTGCTAGTGCAAACTGCTATGGTGGTTTGCTGACATCACCGCCAACATGCGCCGTTACC GGCTCTCAGGATAGTGCTGGCGGTCAGGAAGGACTCGTACCCCCACCCTTCTCCGCCTTCCCACCTCCTCCGCCTCCGCCTCCTCAGAACGGCCTGACCCTGGATTACGGGAGCAGCCTGTATGCAGCCGGAGCGGTGCAGGGCCCCGTGGAGGCTGGTGGAGCAAGCAACAGCGCGGCCAACCCCGGCAATAGCCTCAGCCAG TCTGATGGCTCCTCTCAAATTGACGGGCAGTCTGTAGTTGGCTCAGGTGGAGGGGGCGGCGGCGGGGGCCCTGGGGATGATTCGGACGCCAAGGGGACGCCCAAACGTCTCCATGTGTCTAACATCCCCTTCcgcttccgagaccccgacctACGGCAAATGTTTGGG CAATTTGGCAAAATCCTTGAtgttgagatcattttcaacgAGAGGGGCTCCAAG GGCTTCGGGTTTGTTACGTTTGAGACCAGCTCAGATGCAGAGAGGGCCAGGGAGAAGCTCCACGGCACGCTGGTGGAAGGACGTAAAATCGAA gttAATAATGCCACAGCCAGAGTGAtgacaaacaagaaaatgacCACACCATATGCTAATGGAGAGGGCCTTGCAGCACTTCCATATG CTGGTTGGAAGTTAAGTCCTATGGTTGGAGCCATGTACAGTCCTGAGCTCTATACAG TTCCAGGGTTCCCGTAcccggcagcagcagcagcagcggctgcCGCTTCCACCGCTGCGACCTTTCGAGGAACGCATTTGCGGGGTCGAGCTCGGCCTGTCTACAGCGCGGTCAGGGCTGCCGTCCCACAACCTGCCATCCCAGCATACCCTGg TGTGATGGCCTATCAGGATGGTTTTTACGGTGCAGCTGACCTCTAT GGTGGCTATGCAGCGTATCGTTATGCCCAGCCGGCTGCTGTAGCgactcctgcagcagcagccgctgcagcagcagcttacAGTGACAG CTACGGACGAGTTTACACGGCAGATCCCTACCATGCTGCACTGGCCCCAGCAGCCTATGGTGTTGGAGCCATG gccaCACTCTACAGGGGAGGCTACAGCAGATTTGCCCCTTATTAA